A portion of the Pirellulales bacterium genome contains these proteins:
- the hemC gene encoding hydroxymethylbilane synthase translates to MLHPSSTTLRIGTRASALARWQAEWVATQLAQRGVSTELVFISTSGDIDQSGPIGTLPTQGVFTKEIQRSLLDGRVDLAVHSLKDLPTQVVPGLALAAIPPRESVADVLISRGGVTFANLPASARIGTGSSRRVSQLRNARADLTYLDIRGNVDTRLKKLDHGEYDAIVLAEAGLRRLGHTDRISELFSPDLLLSAVGQGALGLETRADDATTQAMVGALNDPVSQAAVLAERACLHTLRGGCLAPIGAWARRENDEMVLSVCVLNIAGTVKLPTEQRVLWPNDPAQALLAAEELGVSTGNVLIAAGAERLILESRAVAGGSNGGLGLE, encoded by the coding sequence ATGTTGCATCCTTCTTCCACTACCCTTCGCATCGGCACCCGCGCGAGCGCGCTCGCGCGCTGGCAGGCGGAATGGGTCGCCACACAGTTGGCGCAGCGGGGTGTCTCGACAGAGTTGGTCTTTATTTCCACTAGCGGCGACATCGATCAGTCCGGGCCGATCGGCACCCTCCCCACCCAGGGGGTCTTTACCAAGGAAATCCAGCGGTCACTTTTGGACGGTCGGGTCGATCTGGCGGTGCATAGCCTTAAGGACCTTCCCACCCAGGTTGTTCCCGGTCTAGCGCTGGCGGCGATCCCCCCACGGGAAAGCGTCGCCGATGTCCTCATCAGCCGCGGAGGCGTGACATTTGCCAACTTGCCAGCTAGCGCGCGGATAGGCACAGGCAGTTCCCGCCGTGTCAGCCAACTGCGGAACGCCCGCGCGGATTTGACGTATCTGGATATTCGCGGCAATGTCGATACACGGCTCAAAAAACTGGATCACGGCGAATATGACGCCATCGTCCTCGCGGAAGCCGGTTTGCGCCGCTTGGGCCATACCGACCGCATTAGCGAGCTGTTTTCACCTGATCTGCTGCTTTCCGCCGTTGGCCAGGGGGCCTTGGGACTGGAAACCCGCGCCGATGACGCAACCACCCAAGCGATGGTGGGGGCATTAAATGATCCCGTTTCCCAGGCGGCGGTCCTAGCCGAGCGGGCCTGCCTGCATACCCTCCGCGGAGGGTGCCTGGCGCCGATCGGGGCTTGGGCCAGGCGGGAAAATGACGAAATGGTGTTGTCGGTCTGTGTGCTAAATATCGCGGGAACCGTGAAATTGCCCACGGAACAGCGTGTTTTGTGGCCTAATGACCCCGCGCAGGCATTGCTGGCGGCGGAGGAACTGGGAGTCTCAACAGGAAATGTACTGATCGCCGCCGGCGCGGAACGTTTGATTTTGGAATCCCGCGCGGTCGCTGGTGGGTCCAACGGGGGATTGGGACTAGAATAA
- a CDS encoding citrate/2-methylcitrate synthase, whose protein sequence is MSAPQEKVEMIIDGKSHSFPVIVGTYNEKAIDISKLLAQTGYVTMDPGYKNTGATLSAITFIDGDAGILEHRGYPIENLAEKVSFPEVIYLLLYGELPDAAQLATFNADLKAHMGLPEGVKAVLNALPQDTHPMGMLTAVLASLTGFFAEDLESWFDESVRKRTIYRVLANMPVISAYVYRRSAGLPFIEPDPSRDYTANFMHMMFGEIAEAAVEAMDKLLILHADHEQNCSTSTVRLSGSSQTNLYSAVAAGVSALWGPLHGGANMAVLEMLDDIMADDGDAAHYIAKAKDKNDPFRLMGFGHRVYKNYDPRAKVIKKYTDKVLADLGVSDP, encoded by the coding sequence ATGTCCGCCCCTCAGGAAAAGGTAGAAATGATTATCGATGGAAAGAGCCATTCTTTCCCGGTCATCGTAGGAACGTATAATGAAAAAGCCATCGATATTTCCAAATTGCTGGCCCAAACCGGGTACGTGACCATGGATCCCGGGTATAAAAATACGGGTGCAACCTTAAGCGCCATTACCTTTATCGATGGCGATGCCGGTATCCTGGAGCACAGAGGGTATCCCATCGAAAACCTCGCCGAAAAGGTTTCTTTTCCCGAGGTAATTTACCTGCTGCTGTATGGCGAATTGCCGGATGCGGCTCAGCTTGCCACCTTTAATGCGGACCTGAAAGCCCATATGGGGTTGCCTGAAGGGGTAAAAGCAGTGCTCAACGCCCTGCCTCAGGATACCCACCCCATGGGAATGCTTACCGCAGTATTAGCCTCCCTGACCGGCTTTTTCGCCGAGGACCTCGAGTCATGGTTTGATGAATCGGTGCGCAAACGTACCATTTACCGGGTACTGGCCAATATGCCGGTGATTTCGGCCTACGTATACCGCCGCTCAGCCGGGCTGCCCTTTATTGAGCCCGACCCTAGCCGCGATTATACCGCCAACTTCATGCACATGATGTTTGGGGAAATTGCCGAAGCGGCTGTGGAAGCCATGGACAAGCTGCTTATTCTGCATGCCGACCATGAGCAAAACTGCTCTACCTCCACCGTGCGGCTTTCCGGTTCTTCCCAAACGAACCTGTATTCCGCTGTGGCAGCAGGCGTATCGGCACTGTGGGGTCCCCTCCACGGGGGGGCCAATATGGCTGTGCTTGAGATGCTCGACGATATCATGGCCGACGATGGCGATGCGGCGCATTACATTGCCAAGGCCAAGGATAAAAATGATCCTTTCCGCCTGATGGGCTTTGGGCACCGGGTGTATAAAAACTATGACCCCCGCGCCAAAGTGATCAAAAAATACACCGATAAGGTACTTGCCGACCTCGGTGTGAGCGATCCGG
- the nadE gene encoding NAD(+) synthase, with amino-acid sequence MQWLSLGTAVLNQTPLDWDGNQDRILQAIAAARAAGVTVLCLPELCITGYGCEDAFLAANTRRQAWRVLHAVLPATHGMIVCVGLPLLYQNALYNTAALLVDGRIAGFAAKQHLAGDGIHYEPRWFKPWPAELQTRFSASDLEDYTQVSADAAENARTTGEPAGYPLGDLLFDIGGVRIGFEICEDAWVANRPGARHALRGADVILNPSASHFAFGKDEIRQRFVLEGSRAFGVSYLYANLLGNEAGRAIYDGGAMIASGGKMLAIGPQFSFADMRLTAAYADLDATRQSRAASGSYQPQLRLDDDDCVRAPFDWPRLAVPRPAVIPPLPWPNAVDKEEEFTHALTLGLFDYLRKSRSRGFVISLSGGADSSALACLVGLMARLGVRELGHAGFVQKLAYVPGIEQCATTADLTKKLLTCVYQATQNSGPVTLEAARRVAAAVGANFLLFDVDPVVRQYIALVEEGLGRTLTWQTDDIALQNIQARVRSPSVWLVANLQNALLLATSNRSEAAVGYATMDGDTSGGLSPLAGIDKHFLRHWLRWLESSGPVGAGPIPELRYVNQQAPTAELRPPEQAQTDEGDLMPYDLLDAIEKAAIRDKRNPLETFLCVEGPFAQYDRRQLAAWVERFFRLWCRNQWKRERYAPSFHLDDENLDPKTWCRFPILNGGFEAGLRELDSQ; translated from the coding sequence ATGCAATGGCTTAGTTTGGGGACCGCCGTACTCAATCAAACCCCGCTCGATTGGGACGGCAATCAAGACCGGATCTTACAGGCGATTGCCGCGGCCCGCGCGGCGGGGGTGACGGTCCTGTGCCTACCGGAACTGTGCATCACGGGTTACGGCTGCGAAGATGCCTTTTTGGCGGCGAACACGCGGAGACAGGCGTGGCGGGTCTTGCACGCTGTATTGCCCGCCACACACGGCATGATCGTCTGCGTGGGGCTGCCGCTCTTGTATCAAAACGCGCTTTACAATACGGCGGCGCTTTTGGTCGATGGCCGGATCGCCGGATTTGCCGCCAAGCAGCATCTGGCGGGCGATGGCATCCATTATGAACCGCGCTGGTTCAAACCGTGGCCCGCGGAATTGCAGACGCGATTTTCCGCCAGCGACCTAGAGGACTACACCCAGGTCTCCGCGGATGCCGCGGAAAACGCGCGCACAACAGGCGAACCCGCGGGTTATCCCCTGGGGGATTTGCTATTTGACATTGGCGGCGTGCGGATCGGCTTTGAAATTTGCGAGGACGCTTGGGTGGCCAATCGGCCCGGCGCGCGGCACGCCCTGCGCGGGGCGGATGTGATCCTAAACCCCAGCGCCAGCCACTTTGCCTTTGGCAAGGATGAAATTCGCCAGCGGTTTGTGCTAGAGGGCTCCCGCGCGTTTGGCGTCAGCTATCTTTATGCCAATTTGCTGGGGAACGAGGCGGGCCGCGCTATTTATGACGGCGGGGCCATGATCGCCAGCGGCGGTAAAATGCTAGCCATTGGCCCGCAGTTTTCCTTTGCCGATATGCGCCTGACCGCCGCTTATGCCGACTTGGACGCTACCCGCCAAAGCCGCGCCGCCAGCGGCAGTTATCAGCCCCAATTGCGACTGGACGACGATGATTGTGTCCGTGCGCCCTTTGACTGGCCCCGGCTGGCCGTCCCGCGTCCCGCCGTGATTCCGCCGCTCCCCTGGCCAAACGCGGTTGACAAAGAAGAGGAATTCACCCACGCGCTCACGCTGGGATTATTTGACTATTTGCGCAAGAGCCGCTCGCGGGGGTTTGTGATTTCACTGAGCGGCGGGGCGGATTCCTCGGCGCTCGCTTGCCTAGTGGGGTTAATGGCGCGCCTGGGTGTGCGCGAATTAGGCCATGCCGGATTTGTCCAAAAACTGGCGTACGTTCCCGGTATAGAACAGTGCGCTACAACCGCTGACCTGACAAAGAAACTGTTAACTTGTGTGTATCAAGCCACGCAAAATAGCGGGCCGGTCACATTGGAGGCCGCGCGGCGGGTGGCCGCGGCCGTGGGGGCGAACTTTCTGTTGTTTGATGTCGATCCCGTCGTGCGGCAATACATCGCGCTGGTCGAGGAGGGCTTGGGCCGCACACTCACCTGGCAAACGGATGATATCGCGCTGCAAAATATCCAAGCGCGGGTCCGCTCGCCCAGCGTCTGGCTGGTGGCGAATTTGCAAAATGCGCTGCTCTTGGCGACGAGCAACCGATCCGAGGCGGCGGTGGGCTATGCCACGATGGATGGGGACACCAGCGGCGGGCTTAGCCCCCTGGCGGGCATCGACAAGCATTTTCTGCGGCATTGGCTGCGGTGGCTGGAATCTTCCGGCCCGGTCGGCGCGGGGCCGATCCCCGAATTGCGGTACGTCAACCAGCAGGCTCCCACCGCGGAGTTGCGCCCGCCGGAGCAGGCCCAAACCGACGAGGGGGACCTGATGCCGTACGACCTGCTGGACGCGATTGAAAAAGCGGCAATCCGCGACAAGCGCAACCCGCTGGAGACCTTTTTGTGCGTGGAGGGGCCATTTGCGCAATACGACCGGCGGCAATTGGCGGCCTGGGTGGAGCGCTTTTTCCGCCTCTGGTGCCGCAACCAGTGGAAGCGCGAGCGTTACGCCCCGTCGTTTCATCTGGATGATGAAAATTTGGACCCCAAGACCTGGTGCCGGTTTCCGATCCTCAATGGCGGCTTTGAAGCCGGGCTGCGCGAACTGGACAGCCAGTAA
- the dcd gene encoding dCTP deaminase produces MGLLSRAAIQRRIADGSLLIDPPPLAGDYDSDSVDVHLGNKVYEWLQPATGTTLTISLHKKQQQFSYREFAKTYLREVPVDNSGIITLRPHTFYLADLRQHTTLPSDLAMHIQGKSSLARLGVLVHLTAPHAHAGWKGRLALEIYNLGPFNIELTPEIVIGQLTFWKVEEPESQPDETPKQFDNQQTARGEN; encoded by the coding sequence ATGGGCTTACTTTCTCGTGCGGCCATTCAACGACGGATCGCGGATGGGAGTTTATTGATTGATCCTCCTCCACTTGCCGGAGATTATGATAGTGACTCCGTGGATGTGCATTTGGGTAACAAAGTCTATGAATGGTTGCAACCCGCCACAGGCACGACACTTACGATTTCCCTACATAAAAAGCAGCAACAATTTTCCTATCGCGAATTCGCCAAAACTTATCTCCGCGAAGTGCCCGTGGACAACTCGGGAATAATCACCCTACGCCCGCATACATTTTATTTAGCGGATTTGCGGCAACATACGACTTTACCATCCGATCTGGCGATGCATATCCAAGGAAAAAGCAGTCTAGCGCGGCTGGGCGTGTTGGTGCATTTAACCGCTCCGCACGCGCATGCTGGTTGGAAAGGTCGATTAGCCTTGGAAATTTACAATTTAGGTCCTTTCAATATTGAATTGACTCCGGAAATTGTCATAGGTCAATTGACATTTTGGAAAGTGGAAGAACCCGAAAGTCAGCCAGACGAAACCCCAAAGCAATTTGATAATCAACAAACCGCGCGTGGCGAAAATTAA